One genomic segment of Amycolatopsis granulosa includes these proteins:
- a CDS encoding HAD family hydrolase, with product MRKTGQVLILDADDTLWENNVVFERVIDDYLDWIAHPTLERAAVRAILDDIERANAVTHGYGTKVFLRSLAECFEKLRERPATAAERDRIEELASALIHHEVELIPGVAETLDELGSRHELLLLTKGDQEEQQRKIDASGVAHHFREVHIVPEKHVGVYRGLAVTRMLAPETTWMIGNSPKSDIRPARAAGMNAVFIPNAHTWVLEHDELDDADERVLTLNSFRKLVQHF from the coding sequence GTGCGCAAGACCGGGCAGGTGCTGATTCTGGACGCCGACGACACCCTGTGGGAGAACAACGTCGTCTTCGAGCGGGTCATCGACGACTACCTGGACTGGATCGCGCATCCGACGCTGGAGCGCGCGGCGGTGCGCGCCATCCTGGACGACATCGAGCGCGCCAACGCGGTCACGCACGGCTACGGCACGAAGGTGTTCCTGCGGAGCCTGGCCGAATGCTTCGAGAAGCTGCGCGAGCGCCCGGCGACCGCGGCCGAACGCGACCGGATCGAGGAGCTGGCGTCGGCGCTGATCCACCACGAGGTCGAACTGATCCCCGGCGTCGCGGAGACCCTCGACGAGCTGGGGTCGCGGCACGAGCTGCTGCTGCTCACCAAGGGTGACCAGGAGGAGCAGCAACGCAAGATCGACGCCTCCGGGGTGGCCCACCACTTCCGCGAGGTGCACATCGTGCCGGAGAAGCACGTCGGGGTGTACCGCGGGCTGGCCGTTACGCGGATGCTCGCCCCGGAAACGACGTGGATGATCGGCAATTCGCCGAAGTCGGACATCCGGCCCGCGCGTGCGGCGGGGATGAACGCGGTGTTCATCCCGAACGCCCACACCTGGGTGCTCGAACACGACGAGCTGGACGACGCGGACGAGCGCGTGCTCACGCTGAACTCGTTCCGGAAACTGGTCCAGCACTTCTAG
- the shbA gene encoding RNA polymerase sigma factor ShbA, which yields MRTSVPPSTTGRVEPEAPGLTPQAFPRASQRLTKEELDPAVREAATGDHGAVARLIEMITPVAVRYCRARLGGRDLSYLSADDVAQEVCLAVLHALPQYQDRGGSFLYLVHAIASNKVADAYRLVSRDRSDPVAELPESPLADNEPEKHALDVDLGDRMTKLLATLPQLQQEIVTLRIAVGLSANETAEALGISAGNVRVTQHRALGKLRALITREGDLLD from the coding sequence ATGCGAACGAGTGTCCCGCCCAGCACTACCGGAAGAGTCGAGCCCGAGGCGCCGGGGCTGACCCCCCAGGCATTTCCTCGGGCATCACAACGGCTCACGAAAGAAGAACTCGACCCGGCCGTCCGCGAAGCCGCCACCGGCGACCACGGGGCCGTGGCCAGGCTGATCGAGATGATCACACCGGTCGCCGTCCGGTACTGCCGGGCCCGGCTGGGCGGTCGTGACCTGTCCTACCTTTCCGCCGACGACGTCGCGCAAGAAGTCTGCCTCGCCGTCCTGCACGCGTTGCCGCAGTACCAGGACCGGGGCGGGTCCTTCCTGTACCTGGTGCACGCCATCGCGTCCAACAAGGTGGCCGACGCCTATCGCCTGGTCTCACGCGACCGGTCGGACCCGGTCGCCGAGCTGCCGGAAAGCCCGCTGGCCGACAACGAACCGGAGAAGCACGCTCTTGACGTCGACCTCGGCGACCGGATGACCAAGCTGCTCGCCACCCTTCCGCAGCTGCAACAGGAGATCGTGACGCTGCGCATCGCGGTGGGACTGTCGGCGAACGAGACGGCCGAGGCACTGGGCATCTCGGCCGGCAACGTCCGGGTCACCCAGCACCGCGCGCTGGGCAAGCTGCGGGCGCTGATCACGCGCGAGGGCGATCTGCTGGACTAG
- a CDS encoding VanW family protein, with product MTQEPTWPTSDDERTEVMAAVTDVLPKVPQEGPRRTKTAKRAAIVAGSVLGVLAALYAVDLLVSQGTVPRGVTVAGVDVGGLKRSAAEDKLRAEIEPRLTEAVAVRAGDITAAIDPGSAGLSLDWPSTLDQAGDQPLNPFTRVASLFTDREVGVVTHADEARLTAAVEQLRARTDRPPTEGTIRFEGAKPVAVTPQPGQQLDAAGARNEVLSHWAAGRTLTLPVTTTPVRVTTEAVQATLDGFARPAVSTPLVIRGEGAVATLPPEAVAAALAFEPGGGGTLVPKVDHNKLIAAAAPQLKPSEKEGKDAQIVFEGGRPAVQPSVDGKGVDWNPTLQPVFDLLKAPGKHELVAKYQTTPAKVTTEQANQLGITEVIGEFTTSGFATDSGVNIRTVAQKVNGAIVKPGETFSLNGFTGPRGAAQGYVEAGVIENGAPAREVGGGISQFATTLYNAAYFAGLKDAGHKEHSYYISRYPAAREATVFQSPNGASVIDLKFTNDSGTGVAIQTIWTPSSITVKLWGTKRYTVESIPGERTNFVPPQEKPGPAENCHASAGAQGFTSTDTRVLRDAKSGREVRRETRTVRYNPQPKIICP from the coding sequence TTGACGCAGGAGCCCACGTGGCCCACATCCGACGACGAGCGGACCGAGGTCATGGCCGCGGTCACCGACGTGCTGCCGAAGGTGCCGCAAGAGGGGCCGCGGCGCACGAAGACCGCCAAGCGCGCCGCGATCGTCGCCGGTTCCGTGCTCGGCGTGCTCGCCGCGCTCTACGCCGTCGACCTGCTGGTCAGCCAGGGCACCGTCCCGCGCGGCGTCACCGTCGCCGGAGTCGACGTGGGTGGCCTCAAGCGCAGCGCGGCCGAGGACAAGCTGCGCGCGGAGATCGAGCCCCGGCTGACCGAGGCCGTCGCAGTCCGGGCCGGCGACATCACCGCGGCCATCGACCCGGGCAGCGCCGGGCTCAGCCTCGACTGGCCGTCCACCTTGGACCAGGCCGGGGACCAGCCGCTCAACCCGTTCACCCGCGTCGCGTCCCTCTTCACCGACCGCGAGGTCGGCGTCGTCACCCACGCCGACGAGGCCAGGCTCACCGCGGCCGTCGAACAGCTGCGTGCCCGCACCGACCGGCCGCCCACCGAGGGCACGATCCGCTTCGAGGGTGCGAAGCCCGTCGCCGTGACGCCGCAACCGGGCCAGCAGCTCGATGCCGCCGGCGCCAGGAACGAGGTGCTGAGCCACTGGGCCGCCGGACGGACACTGACCCTCCCGGTCACCACCACGCCCGTGCGGGTCACCACCGAGGCCGTGCAGGCCACCCTCGACGGGTTCGCCCGGCCCGCCGTGTCCACGCCGCTCGTCATCCGCGGCGAAGGTGCGGTCGCGACCCTGCCGCCCGAAGCCGTCGCCGCCGCGCTCGCCTTCGAGCCGGGCGGTGGCGGGACGCTCGTGCCGAAGGTCGACCACAACAAGCTCATCGCGGCCGCGGCGCCGCAGCTCAAGCCCTCGGAGAAGGAGGGCAAGGACGCGCAGATCGTGTTCGAGGGCGGCCGGCCGGCGGTGCAGCCGTCGGTGGACGGCAAGGGCGTGGACTGGAACCCGACACTCCAGCCGGTGTTCGACCTGCTCAAGGCGCCCGGCAAGCACGAACTGGTGGCGAAGTACCAGACCACGCCGGCGAAGGTCACCACCGAGCAGGCCAACCAACTGGGCATCACCGAGGTGATCGGCGAGTTCACCACCAGCGGGTTCGCCACGGACTCGGGCGTGAACATCCGCACCGTCGCGCAGAAGGTCAACGGCGCGATCGTCAAACCGGGCGAGACGTTCAGCCTCAACGGCTTCACCGGCCCGCGCGGCGCCGCGCAGGGCTACGTCGAGGCCGGTGTGATCGAGAACGGCGCCCCGGCCCGCGAGGTCGGCGGCGGCATCTCCCAGTTCGCCACCACGTTGTACAACGCGGCCTACTTCGCCGGGCTGAAGGACGCCGGGCACAAGGAACACAGCTACTACATCAGCCGCTACCCCGCCGCACGCGAGGCGACGGTGTTCCAGAGCCCGAACGGGGCCAGCGTCATCGACCTGAAGTTCACCAACGATTCCGGCACCGGTGTCGCGATCCAGACGATCTGGACGCCGTCGTCGATCACGGTCAAGCTGTGGGGCACCAAACGGTACACGGTGGAGTCGATCCCCGGTGAGCGGACGAACTTCGTCCCGCCGCAGGAGAAGCCCGGTCCGGCGGAGAACTGTCACGCCTCGGCCGGTGCGCAGGGCTTCACCAGCACGGACACGCGGGTGCTGCGCGAC
- a CDS encoding TetR/AcrR family transcriptional regulator yields MARLTRAESQAHTRRRLLDTATGLFLRDGYSSTSLERVAEEAGFSKGAVYSNFRNKDELCLEVLAGIRAEKTASADAAVARADSLEDLLTAFAAWAASTGGDLQWIRLEAEYLLNCRHDPDLLECLGKRNAEITDQVTALLEANARRLGVRLPMSAREAAHALFGITLGLGLLRSLDPDIGVEPITSVVRLLAREQVDVTVPEARTASHSPGMRPAPMPAEPPTAEAEPAAGNAS; encoded by the coding sequence ATGGCTCGACTGACGCGTGCGGAAAGTCAGGCGCACACGCGCCGACGGCTCCTCGACACCGCCACCGGCCTCTTCCTCCGGGACGGCTACTCCAGCACCTCACTGGAGCGGGTGGCCGAGGAGGCGGGGTTTTCGAAGGGCGCGGTGTACTCCAATTTCCGGAACAAGGACGAGTTGTGCCTTGAGGTCCTGGCCGGCATCCGCGCGGAGAAGACAGCGTCGGCGGACGCGGCGGTGGCCCGCGCGGACAGCCTGGAGGACCTGCTGACGGCCTTCGCGGCGTGGGCCGCGAGCACCGGCGGCGACCTGCAGTGGATCCGGCTGGAAGCGGAGTACCTGCTCAACTGCCGGCACGACCCGGACCTGCTCGAGTGCCTGGGGAAACGCAACGCGGAGATCACCGACCAGGTGACGGCGCTGCTCGAGGCCAACGCCCGTCGGCTCGGCGTGCGGCTGCCGATGAGCGCCAGGGAGGCGGCGCACGCGTTGTTCGGCATCACCCTCGGGCTGGGCCTGCTGCGCTCGCTCGACCCGGACATCGGCGTCGAGCCGATCACCTCGGTGGTCCGGCTGCTCGCGCGGGAACAGGTGGACGTCACCGTGCCGGAGGCGCGCACGGCGAGCCACTCCCCCGGGATGCGCCCGGCCCCCATGCCGGCCGAGCCGCCCACGGCGGAGGCGGAACCGGCCGCCGGGAACGCGAGCTGA
- a CDS encoding DUF1330 domain-containing protein, protein MPAYVIVTVEVLDEEAGLAYARVAQRSILDHGGRYLVAGPTPEPVEGTWEAPRLVILEFPDMDRSREWYDSPEYRQARKIREGTVRVSMLFVEGAPPEGFTLPG, encoded by the coding sequence ATGCCCGCGTACGTCATCGTCACCGTCGAGGTGCTCGACGAGGAGGCCGGGCTGGCCTACGCCCGCGTGGCCCAGCGGTCCATCCTCGATCACGGCGGCCGCTATCTGGTCGCGGGTCCCACGCCCGAGCCCGTCGAGGGCACCTGGGAGGCGCCCCGGCTGGTGATCCTCGAGTTCCCCGACATGGATCGCAGCCGGGAGTGGTACGACTCGCCGGAATACCGGCAGGCCCGGAAGATCCGCGAGGGCACGGTGCGGGTGAGCATGTTGTTCGTCGAAGGCGCGCCGCCTGAGGGTTTCACGCTCCCCGGCTAG
- a CDS encoding 2-hydroxyacid dehydrogenase, whose translation MRIVVTRQIPEAALVVLREAGEVWVSGEDRPLTPDELREAVRGADAVVSMLHDRIDGTVAEAAGPQLKVVANVAVGYDNIDVPALAGRGAAVTNTPGVLTDATADLAFALLLAVTRRIGEGERLLRARRPWSFHLGFMLGAGLQGKTLGVVGLGQIGQAVAHRARAFGMRIVYNGRSRARPEVESALHAERLPFRDLLTTADVVSLHCPLTPETRHLIDAEALGAMKHTAFLINTTRGPVVDEAALADALLRREIAGAGLDVFEKEPEVEPRLLEMDNVVVTPHLGSATVETRTEMALLAARNVAAVLSGEPPLNEVRASGAAS comes from the coding sequence ATGCGAATCGTGGTGACGCGGCAGATTCCGGAGGCGGCACTGGTGGTGCTGCGCGAAGCCGGCGAGGTGTGGGTGTCCGGCGAGGACCGCCCGCTGACGCCCGACGAGCTGCGCGAGGCCGTGCGCGGCGCGGACGCGGTGGTCAGCATGCTGCACGACCGCATCGACGGCACCGTCGCCGAGGCGGCCGGCCCACAGCTGAAGGTCGTGGCCAACGTCGCGGTCGGCTACGACAACATCGACGTGCCGGCGCTGGCCGGGCGGGGAGCCGCTGTCACCAACACGCCGGGCGTGCTCACCGACGCCACCGCGGACCTCGCGTTCGCCCTGCTGCTCGCGGTGACCCGGCGGATCGGCGAGGGCGAACGACTGCTGCGGGCGCGCCGGCCGTGGTCGTTCCACCTCGGGTTCATGCTCGGCGCCGGACTGCAGGGCAAGACCCTCGGCGTGGTCGGACTGGGGCAGATCGGCCAGGCGGTGGCCCACCGCGCCCGGGCGTTCGGCATGCGGATCGTCTACAACGGACGGTCCCGCGCGCGGCCGGAGGTGGAATCGGCCCTGCACGCCGAACGCCTCCCGTTCCGCGACCTGCTCACCACCGCGGACGTCGTCTCGCTGCACTGCCCGCTCACCCCCGAGACGCGGCACCTCATCGACGCCGAGGCCCTCGGCGCGATGAAGCACACCGCGTTCCTGATCAACACCACCCGCGGACCGGTCGTGGACGAGGCCGCGCTGGCCGACGCGCTGCTGCGCCGCGAGATCGCCGGCGCCGGGCTGGACGTGTTCGAGAAGGAGCCGGAGGTCGAGCCGCGGCTGCTGGAGATGGACAACGTGGTCGTCACGCCGCACCTGGGCTCGGCGACCGTGGAGACCCGGACCGAGATGGCCCTGCTCGCGGCGCGCAACGTGGCGGCGGTGCTGTCCGGCGAGCCGCCCCTTAATGAGGTGCGCGCCTCCGGTGCCGCCTCCTAA
- a CDS encoding metallophosphoesterase family protein, whose product MRLLIIADTHVPKRARDLPDRVWAEVARADVVVHAGDWVDVALLDELESRSRRLIAVYGNNDGPELRERLPEVARAELNGLRLAVVHETGPAKGREARCAREYPDADVLVFGHSHIPWDTEAPSGLRLLNPGSPTDRRRQPAHTYLTARIDAGRLRDVRLHALPPR is encoded by the coding sequence ATGCGGCTGCTCATCATCGCGGACACGCACGTGCCGAAGCGGGCGCGTGATCTGCCGGACCGGGTGTGGGCGGAGGTCGCGCGGGCCGACGTGGTGGTGCACGCGGGCGACTGGGTGGATGTCGCGCTGCTCGACGAGCTGGAGTCCCGTAGCCGGCGGTTGATCGCGGTGTACGGCAACAACGACGGCCCCGAGCTGCGTGAGCGGCTGCCCGAGGTGGCGCGGGCGGAGCTGAACGGCCTGCGGCTGGCGGTGGTGCACGAGACGGGGCCGGCGAAGGGCCGCGAGGCCCGGTGCGCGCGGGAGTACCCGGATGCGGATGTGCTGGTGTTCGGGCACAGCCACATTCCGTGGGACACCGAGGCGCCCAGCGGCCTGCGGCTGCTCAACCCGGGTTCCCCCACGGACCGGCGCCGTCAGCCGGCGCACACGTACCTGACCGCGCGGATCGACGCGGGCCGGCTGCGGGACGTGCGGCTGCACGCTCTACCACCCCGTTGA
- a CDS encoding TIGR03557 family F420-dependent LLM class oxidoreductase: protein MRFGYTLMTEQAGPRELVRHAAAAEQAGFAFEVCSDHYSPWLDEQGHAPYAWSVLGAVTQVTERVELLTFVTCPLMRYHPAVVAQKAATISLLSGDRFTLGLGAGENLNEHVVGRGWPSANVRHEMLSEALAIIGDLFDGGYVNYSGQHYRVDSAKLWDLPERRVPIGVAVSGKQSVTRFAPVADALIATEPKGELISAWDEERGRLGQDASRKYAQLPVCWDPDPEAAKRRAHEQFRWFGGGWKVNAELPGPAGFAGATQFITPGDVAQSIPCGPDAGPIVKSVQAFAEAGFTDLALVQIGGEHQDGFFDFASKELLPALTEAYGGD, encoded by the coding sequence GTGCGTTTCGGTTACACCCTGATGACCGAGCAGGCCGGACCGCGGGAACTGGTCCGGCACGCGGCGGCCGCCGAGCAGGCGGGGTTCGCGTTCGAGGTGTGCAGCGACCATTACTCCCCGTGGCTCGACGAACAGGGTCACGCCCCGTACGCGTGGAGCGTGCTGGGCGCGGTCACCCAGGTGACCGAACGCGTCGAGCTGCTGACTTTCGTGACCTGTCCGCTCATGCGCTACCACCCCGCCGTGGTGGCGCAGAAGGCGGCGACCATCTCCCTGTTGTCCGGTGACCGGTTCACGCTGGGTCTGGGTGCCGGCGAGAACCTCAACGAGCACGTCGTCGGTCGCGGCTGGCCGTCGGCGAACGTGCGGCACGAGATGCTGAGCGAGGCGCTCGCGATCATCGGTGACCTCTTCGACGGCGGTTACGTGAACTACTCGGGTCAGCACTACCGGGTGGACTCGGCGAAGCTGTGGGACCTGCCCGAGCGGCGTGTCCCGATCGGCGTGGCGGTGTCGGGCAAGCAGTCGGTGACCCGGTTCGCCCCGGTGGCCGATGCGTTGATCGCGACCGAGCCGAAGGGCGAACTGATCTCGGCCTGGGACGAGGAACGCGGCCGGCTGGGGCAGGACGCCTCGCGCAAGTACGCGCAGCTGCCGGTGTGCTGGGACCCCGACCCCGAGGCGGCGAAGCGGCGGGCGCACGAGCAGTTCCGCTGGTTCGGCGGCGGCTGGAAGGTCAACGCCGAGCTGCCCGGTCCGGCCGGGTTCGCCGGTGCCACCCAGTTCATCACCCCCGGCGACGTCGCGCAATCCATCCCGTGCGGCCCGGACGCCGGGCCGATCGTGAAGAGCGTGCAGGCGTTCGCCGAGGCCGGTTTCACCGACCTGGCGCTCGTTCAGATCGGCGGCGAGCACCAGGACGGGTTCTTCGATTTCGCGTCGAAGGAACTCCTGCCCGCGCTGACGGAGGCATACGGCGGCGACTAG
- a CDS encoding HesB/IscA family protein, translating into MLALTDAAAEAISALTAQEGQTDNGGLRFAVQAQQDSGAQLALSVAPAPEDGDQVVGAEGGAKVFLEPQAAIFLDDKVLDVQQDEQGQLNFAVLPQPGH; encoded by the coding sequence ATGCTCGCTTTGACCGACGCCGCCGCCGAGGCGATCAGCGCCCTGACGGCACAGGAGGGCCAGACCGACAACGGTGGCCTGCGCTTCGCCGTGCAGGCCCAGCAGGACAGCGGGGCCCAGCTCGCGCTGTCCGTGGCACCGGCCCCGGAGGACGGGGACCAGGTCGTGGGCGCGGAGGGGGGCGCGAAGGTGTTCCTCGAGCCGCAGGCCGCGATCTTCCTGGACGACAAGGTGCTCGACGTCCAGCAGGACGAGCAGGGACAGCTGAACTTCGCCGTCCTGCCCCAGCCGGGCCACTAG
- a CDS encoding saccharopine dehydrogenase family protein, producing MAYDVVLFGATGFTGRLTAEYLARHAPEGCRWSLAGRNRAKLEGVRASLGPEFARLPLQYADVSDPASLKAVAASGKVVITTVGPYVRYGEPLVAACAETGTDYVDLCGEPEFTDLMYVRHHARAAETGARLVHACGFDSIPHDLGVYYTVKQLPDDVPIRVRGQVRAGATFSGGTYASALGAASRLLPMRQAARERRKVQHHPEGRRVRAVTGTPRRDGETGHWLVPLPTIDPQVVVASARELPEYGPDFTYSHYAAVKHLPVLAGGLAGLGAAVALVQLPPVRAALERLRKPGEGPSEQRRAKSWFTVRFTADGGGRRVVTEVSGGDPGYDETAKMLAESALCLALDELPARAGQLSPAAAMGDALLTRLTDAGLRFRTLHT from the coding sequence ATGGCTTACGACGTGGTCCTGTTCGGCGCGACCGGGTTCACCGGGCGGCTCACCGCGGAGTACCTGGCGCGGCACGCACCGGAGGGCTGCCGCTGGTCGCTCGCCGGCCGCAACCGGGCCAAGCTCGAGGGCGTGCGGGCGAGCCTCGGCCCGGAGTTCGCCCGGCTGCCGCTCCAGTACGCCGACGTCAGCGATCCCGCCTCGCTGAAAGCGGTTGCCGCGTCGGGCAAGGTCGTGATCACCACCGTCGGCCCCTACGTGCGGTACGGCGAGCCGCTGGTCGCCGCGTGCGCCGAGACCGGCACCGACTACGTCGATCTGTGTGGCGAGCCGGAGTTCACCGATCTGATGTATGTCCGTCACCACGCCCGCGCCGCCGAAACCGGGGCCCGCCTGGTGCACGCGTGCGGCTTCGACTCGATCCCGCACGACCTCGGGGTCTACTACACCGTCAAGCAACTTCCCGACGACGTGCCGATCCGGGTGCGCGGCCAGGTGCGGGCCGGCGCGACGTTCTCCGGCGGTACCTACGCCTCCGCGCTGGGCGCGGCTTCGCGCCTGCTGCCGATGCGGCAGGCCGCGCGGGAACGCCGGAAGGTGCAGCACCACCCGGAGGGGCGGCGCGTGCGCGCGGTGACCGGCACCCCGCGGCGGGACGGCGAGACGGGCCACTGGCTGGTGCCGCTGCCGACCATCGACCCGCAGGTCGTGGTCGCCTCCGCGCGGGAGCTCCCCGAATACGGGCCGGACTTCACCTACAGCCACTACGCGGCGGTCAAGCACCTGCCGGTCCTGGCCGGTGGGCTCGCCGGGCTGGGCGCGGCGGTCGCACTGGTGCAGCTGCCGCCGGTGCGCGCGGCGCTGGAACGCCTGCGCAAGCCGGGCGAGGGCCCGAGCGAGCAGCGGCGCGCGAAGTCGTGGTTCACGGTGCGGTTCACCGCCGACGGCGGCGGCAGGCGGGTGGTCACCGAGGTCTCCGGCGGTGACCCGGGTTACGACGAGACGGCCAAGATGCTCGCCGAGTCCGCGTTGTGCCTCGCGCTGGACGAGCTGCCCGCCCGGGCCGGGCAGCTCTCCCCCGCCGCCGCCATGGGCGACGCGCTGCTCACGCGGTTGACGGACGCTGGGCTCCGCTTCCGGACCCTCCACACCTAG
- a CDS encoding GtrA family protein, with amino-acid sequence MTATWMSGAAPRQAAAIPGPAAHPIAWYTVAGALTTGLQEVLFLGTRPLLGALAANVLALALTTIANTEFQRRVTFAGSPASPLRVHLQSVGTFAFYAGYGSVVLLSLHLFTPAPSAAVQAVALALASALGGLARFAVLRWWVFPPR; translated from the coding sequence ATGACCGCGACGTGGATGAGCGGGGCGGCCCCCCGGCAGGCGGCGGCCATCCCCGGTCCGGCCGCGCACCCGATCGCCTGGTACACCGTCGCCGGAGCGCTGACCACCGGACTGCAGGAAGTGCTCTTCCTCGGCACCCGGCCGCTGCTGGGCGCGCTCGCCGCGAACGTGCTCGCCCTGGCACTGACCACGATCGCCAACACGGAGTTCCAGCGCCGCGTGACGTTCGCCGGAAGCCCGGCATCCCCCCTTCGAGTGCATCTTCAGTCGGTGGGAACCTTCGCCTTCTACGCGGGCTACGGGTCGGTCGTACTGCTGTCGCTGCACCTGTTCACCCCGGCCCCGTCGGCAGCCGTCCAGGCGGTCGCGCTCGCGCTGGCCAGCGCACTCGGCGGTCTCGCACGGTTCGCCGTGTTGCGCTGGTGGGTCTTCCCACCACGCTGA
- a CDS encoding WhiB family transcriptional regulator encodes MADTSRLPAPVAETWEWQRHGNCRNLDSSVFFHPDGERGFARADRVARAKQICMSCPVIVECRHHALTAEEPFGVWGGLDETERRAMILRRKQLLSSAEKEQECVSVTP; translated from the coding sequence ATGGCGGACACGTCACGGCTCCCGGCGCCTGTTGCCGAAACCTGGGAGTGGCAGCGGCACGGCAACTGCCGGAACTTGGACAGTTCGGTGTTCTTCCACCCGGATGGCGAGCGCGGCTTCGCACGGGCGGACCGCGTGGCGCGCGCGAAGCAGATCTGCATGTCCTGCCCGGTGATCGTCGAGTGCCGGCACCACGCGCTCACCGCCGAGGAGCCCTTCGGGGTGTGGGGCGGGCTGGACGAGACCGAGCGGCGGGCGATGATCCTGCGGCGCAAGCAGCTGCTGTCGAGCGCTGAGAAGGAGCAGGAGTGCGTTTCGGTTACACCCTGA